A region from the Vicia villosa cultivar HV-30 ecotype Madison, WI linkage group LG3, Vvil1.0, whole genome shotgun sequence genome encodes:
- the LOC131593534 gene encoding splicing factor U2af large subunit A-like isoform X1 — MGEYEFEERKFEPEEEEDHTHNQNDSSPQPPPADDDLTDSKSNYDSRDNERESSRSREKELENGREKERKREKGRDRERSRDRDGERSRDRDGERSRDRDGERSRDRVRDRERSRERGRDRERSKDRERDRDVEKDRVKDRDHHHRDRHRDRGERRVRDRDDDDQYRSRGYDRRRDYDREDRHRTRRRSRSRSRSRARSEHRSRSRSRSRSKSKRTSGFDMAPPASAMLAGASAVAGQITGASPAIPGMFPNMFPMATSQLQQFNTLPVLPVQAMTQQATRHARRVYVGGLSPTANEQSVATFFSQVMATIGGNTAGPGDAVVNVYINHDKKFAFVEMRSVEEASNAMALDGIIFEGAPVKVRRPTDYNPSLAAALGPSQPNPNLNLGAVGLSPGSAGGLDGPDRIFVGGVPYYFTETQIRELLETFGPLRGFDLVKDRETGNSKGYAFCVYQDLAVTDIACAALNGIKMGDKTLTVRRANQNTNPMQPKPEQESILMHAQQQIALQKLMLQPALVATKVLCLTHAVSPDELKDDEDYEEILDDMRQECSKFGNLVNVVIPRPRPDGELCPGVGKVFLEYADVEGSAKARAGLNGRKFGGNQVVAVYYSENKFAEGDYEG; from the exons TATGATTCTCGTGATAATGAAAGAGAATCCTCGAGAAGTAGAGAAAAGGAGCTGGAGAATGGGAGGGAGAAGgagaggaaaagggaaaaaggaaGAGACAGGGAGAGAAGCAGAGATAGGGATGGGGAGAGAAGCAGAGACAGGGATGGGGAGAGAAGCAGGGACAGGGATGGAGAGAGAAGCAGAGACAGGGTCAGAGATAGGGAGAGAAGTAGGGAAAGGGGAAGAGACAGGGAGAGAAGCAAAGACAGGGAACGTGATCGGGACGTGGAGAAGGATAGGGTTAAGGACCGTGATCACCATCATAGAGACCGACACAGGGATCGTGGTGAGAGAAGGGTGAGGGATAGAGATGACGATGATCAGTACAGAAGCCGAGGCTATGACAG ACGAAGGGACTATGATCGAGAGGATAGGCATAGGACTAGGCGCAGGTCTCGATCTAGATCAAGGTCAAGAGCCCGATCTGAGCATAGATCAAGGTCACGTTCTCGTTCACGCTCAAAAAG CAAAAGGACTAGTGGTTTTGACATGGCTCCCCCTGCTTCTGCAATGTTAGCAGGTGCTTCTGCTGTTGCAG GTCAGATTACTGGGGCAAGTCCTGCAATTCCTGGAATGTTCCCAAATATGTTTCCCATGGCTACAAGTcag TTGCAGCAATTTAATACTCTTCCTGTCTTGCCTGTTCAGGCTATGACACAACAG GCTACACGACATGCTAGGCGGGTGTATGTTGGGGGCCTCTCTCCTACAGCTAATGAGCAG TCAGTTGCAACTTTCTTCAGTCAGGTTATGGCTACAATCGGAGGAAACACCGCTGGTCCAG GTGACGCCGTTGTGAATGTTTACATTAACCATGATAAGAAGTTTGCCTTCGTGGAGATGAGGTCTGTCGAGGAAGCCAGCAATGCAATGGCTCTAGATGGAATTATTTTTGAG GGTGCACCAGTCAAGGTCAGGAGACCCACTGATTATAATCCTTCTCTAGCTGCCGCCCTAGGTCCAAGCCAACCTAACCCAAACCTTAATCTGGGCGCCGTCGGCCTATCACCTGGATCTGCTGGGGGACTTGATGGTCCTGATCGAATTTTTGTTGGTGGAGTTCCTTATTACTTTACTGAAACACAGATCAGGGAACTTTTAGAGACTTTTGGTCCTCTTCGGGGTTTTGATCTAGTGAAAGATAGAGAAACAGGGAATTCAAAGGGTTATGCATTTTGTGTTTATCAAGATCTTGCCGTTACCGATATTGCTTGTGCAGCTCTCAATGGAATTAAAATGGGTGATAAGACCCTTACTGTTAGACGGGCTAATCAAAACACAAACCCAATGCAGCCTAAGCCTGAGCAAGAGAGCATTTTAATGCATGCACAGCAGCAGATTGCTCTCCAG AAACTTATGTTACAACCAGCATTAGTGGCAACAAAGGTGCTGTGTTTAACTCATGCAGTTTCTCCGGATGAGCTCAAAGATGACGAGGACTATGAAGAGATTCTTGATGATATGCGACAAGAGTGCTCCAAATTTG GTAATTTGGTGAATGTGGTGATTCCTCGCCCACGACCCGATGGTGAACTATGCCCTGGAGTTGGAAAG GTATTTTTGGAGTATGCTGATGTTGAAGGTTCTGCAAAAGCTCGTGCTGGATTGAATGGAAGAAAATTTGGGGGAAATCAAGTAGTAGCTGTCTATTATTCAGAGAACAAATTTGCTGAGGGAGATTATGAAGGCTAA
- the LOC131593534 gene encoding splicing factor U2af large subunit B-like isoform X13: MFPNMFPMATSQLQQFNTLPVLPVQAMTQQATRHARRVYVGGLSPTANEQSVATFFSQVMATIGGNTAGPGDAVVNVYINHDKKFAFVEMRSVEEASNAMALDGIIFEGAPVKVRRPTDYNPSLAAALGPSQPNPNLNLGAVGLSPGSAGGLDGPDRIFVGGVPYYFTETQIRELLETFGPLRGFDLVKDRETGNSKGYAFCVYQDLAVTDIACAALNGIKMGDKTLTVRRANQNTNPMQPKPEQESILMHAQQQIALQKLMLQPALVATKVLCLTHAVSPDELKDDEDYEEILDDMRQECSKFGNLVNVVIPRPRPDGELCPGVGKVFLEYADVEGSAKARAGLNGRKFGGNQVVAVYYSENKFAEGDYEG, encoded by the exons ATGTTCCCAAATATGTTTCCCATGGCTACAAGTcag TTGCAGCAATTTAATACTCTTCCTGTCTTGCCTGTTCAGGCTATGACACAACAG GCTACACGACATGCTAGGCGGGTGTATGTTGGGGGCCTCTCTCCTACAGCTAATGAGCAG TCAGTTGCAACTTTCTTCAGTCAGGTTATGGCTACAATCGGAGGAAACACCGCTGGTCCAG GTGACGCCGTTGTGAATGTTTACATTAACCATGATAAGAAGTTTGCCTTCGTGGAGATGAGGTCTGTCGAGGAAGCCAGCAATGCAATGGCTCTAGATGGAATTATTTTTGAG GGTGCACCAGTCAAGGTCAGGAGACCCACTGATTATAATCCTTCTCTAGCTGCCGCCCTAGGTCCAAGCCAACCTAACCCAAACCTTAATCTGGGCGCCGTCGGCCTATCACCTGGATCTGCTGGGGGACTTGATGGTCCTGATCGAATTTTTGTTGGTGGAGTTCCTTATTACTTTACTGAAACACAGATCAGGGAACTTTTAGAGACTTTTGGTCCTCTTCGGGGTTTTGATCTAGTGAAAGATAGAGAAACAGGGAATTCAAAGGGTTATGCATTTTGTGTTTATCAAGATCTTGCCGTTACCGATATTGCTTGTGCAGCTCTCAATGGAATTAAAATGGGTGATAAGACCCTTACTGTTAGACGGGCTAATCAAAACACAAACCCAATGCAGCCTAAGCCTGAGCAAGAGAGCATTTTAATGCATGCACAGCAGCAGATTGCTCTCCAG AAACTTATGTTACAACCAGCATTAGTGGCAACAAAGGTGCTGTGTTTAACTCATGCAGTTTCTCCGGATGAGCTCAAAGATGACGAGGACTATGAAGAGATTCTTGATGATATGCGACAAGAGTGCTCCAAATTTG GTAATTTGGTGAATGTGGTGATTCCTCGCCCACGACCCGATGGTGAACTATGCCCTGGAGTTGGAAAG GTATTTTTGGAGTATGCTGATGTTGAAGGTTCTGCAAAAGCTCGTGCTGGATTGAATGGAAGAAAATTTGGGGGAAATCAAGTAGTAGCTGTCTATTATTCAGAGAACAAATTTGCTGAGGGAGATTATGAAGGCTAA
- the LOC131593534 gene encoding splicing factor U2af large subunit B-like isoform X17, which produces MFPNMFPMATSQAMTQQATRHARRVYVGGLSPTANEQSVATFFSQVMATIGGNTAGPGDAVVNVYINHDKKFAFVEMRSVEEASNAMALDGIIFEGAPVKVRRPTDYNPSLAAALGPSQPNPNLNLGAVGLSPGSAGGLDGPDRIFVGGVPYYFTETQIRELLETFGPLRGFDLVKDRETGNSKGYAFCVYQDLAVTDIACAALNGIKMGDKTLTVRRANQNTNPMQPKPEQESILMHAQQQIALQKLMLQPALVATKVLCLTHAVSPDELKDDEDYEEILDDMRQECSKFGNLVNVVIPRPRPDGELCPGVGKVFLEYADVEGSAKARAGLNGRKFGGNQVVAVYYSENKFAEGDYEG; this is translated from the exons ATGTTCCCAAATATGTTTCCCATGGCTACAAGTcag GCTATGACACAACAG GCTACACGACATGCTAGGCGGGTGTATGTTGGGGGCCTCTCTCCTACAGCTAATGAGCAG TCAGTTGCAACTTTCTTCAGTCAGGTTATGGCTACAATCGGAGGAAACACCGCTGGTCCAG GTGACGCCGTTGTGAATGTTTACATTAACCATGATAAGAAGTTTGCCTTCGTGGAGATGAGGTCTGTCGAGGAAGCCAGCAATGCAATGGCTCTAGATGGAATTATTTTTGAG GGTGCACCAGTCAAGGTCAGGAGACCCACTGATTATAATCCTTCTCTAGCTGCCGCCCTAGGTCCAAGCCAACCTAACCCAAACCTTAATCTGGGCGCCGTCGGCCTATCACCTGGATCTGCTGGGGGACTTGATGGTCCTGATCGAATTTTTGTTGGTGGAGTTCCTTATTACTTTACTGAAACACAGATCAGGGAACTTTTAGAGACTTTTGGTCCTCTTCGGGGTTTTGATCTAGTGAAAGATAGAGAAACAGGGAATTCAAAGGGTTATGCATTTTGTGTTTATCAAGATCTTGCCGTTACCGATATTGCTTGTGCAGCTCTCAATGGAATTAAAATGGGTGATAAGACCCTTACTGTTAGACGGGCTAATCAAAACACAAACCCAATGCAGCCTAAGCCTGAGCAAGAGAGCATTTTAATGCATGCACAGCAGCAGATTGCTCTCCAG AAACTTATGTTACAACCAGCATTAGTGGCAACAAAGGTGCTGTGTTTAACTCATGCAGTTTCTCCGGATGAGCTCAAAGATGACGAGGACTATGAAGAGATTCTTGATGATATGCGACAAGAGTGCTCCAAATTTG GTAATTTGGTGAATGTGGTGATTCCTCGCCCACGACCCGATGGTGAACTATGCCCTGGAGTTGGAAAG GTATTTTTGGAGTATGCTGATGTTGAAGGTTCTGCAAAAGCTCGTGCTGGATTGAATGGAAGAAAATTTGGGGGAAATCAAGTAGTAGCTGTCTATTATTCAGAGAACAAATTTGCTGAGGGAGATTATGAAGGCTAA
- the LOC131593534 gene encoding splicing factor U2af large subunit A-like isoform X3 has protein sequence MGEYEFEERKFEPEEEEDHTHNQNDSSPQPPPADDDLTDSKSNYDSRDNERESSRSREKELENGREKERKREKGRDRERSRDRDGERSRDRDGERSRDRDGERSRDRVRDRERSRERGRDRERSKDRERDRDVEKDRVKDRDHHHRDRHRDRGERRVRDRDDDDQYRSRGYDRRRDYDREDRHRTRRRSRSRSRSRARSEHRSRSRSRSRSKSKRTSGFDMAPPASAMLAGASAVAGQITGASPAIPGMFPNMFPMATSQQFNTLPVLPVQAMTQQATRHARRVYVGGLSPTANEQSVATFFSQVMATIGGNTAGPGDAVVNVYINHDKKFAFVEMRSVEEASNAMALDGIIFEGAPVKVRRPTDYNPSLAAALGPSQPNPNLNLGAVGLSPGSAGGLDGPDRIFVGGVPYYFTETQIRELLETFGPLRGFDLVKDRETGNSKGYAFCVYQDLAVTDIACAALNGIKMGDKTLTVRRANQNTNPMQPKPEQESILMHAQQQIALQKLMLQPALVATKVLCLTHAVSPDELKDDEDYEEILDDMRQECSKFGNLVNVVIPRPRPDGELCPGVGKVFLEYADVEGSAKARAGLNGRKFGGNQVVAVYYSENKFAEGDYEG, from the exons TATGATTCTCGTGATAATGAAAGAGAATCCTCGAGAAGTAGAGAAAAGGAGCTGGAGAATGGGAGGGAGAAGgagaggaaaagggaaaaaggaaGAGACAGGGAGAGAAGCAGAGATAGGGATGGGGAGAGAAGCAGAGACAGGGATGGGGAGAGAAGCAGGGACAGGGATGGAGAGAGAAGCAGAGACAGGGTCAGAGATAGGGAGAGAAGTAGGGAAAGGGGAAGAGACAGGGAGAGAAGCAAAGACAGGGAACGTGATCGGGACGTGGAGAAGGATAGGGTTAAGGACCGTGATCACCATCATAGAGACCGACACAGGGATCGTGGTGAGAGAAGGGTGAGGGATAGAGATGACGATGATCAGTACAGAAGCCGAGGCTATGACAG ACGAAGGGACTATGATCGAGAGGATAGGCATAGGACTAGGCGCAGGTCTCGATCTAGATCAAGGTCAAGAGCCCGATCTGAGCATAGATCAAGGTCACGTTCTCGTTCACGCTCAAAAAG CAAAAGGACTAGTGGTTTTGACATGGCTCCCCCTGCTTCTGCAATGTTAGCAGGTGCTTCTGCTGTTGCAG GTCAGATTACTGGGGCAAGTCCTGCAATTCCTGGAATGTTCCCAAATATGTTTCCCATGGCTACAAGTcag CAATTTAATACTCTTCCTGTCTTGCCTGTTCAGGCTATGACACAACAG GCTACACGACATGCTAGGCGGGTGTATGTTGGGGGCCTCTCTCCTACAGCTAATGAGCAG TCAGTTGCAACTTTCTTCAGTCAGGTTATGGCTACAATCGGAGGAAACACCGCTGGTCCAG GTGACGCCGTTGTGAATGTTTACATTAACCATGATAAGAAGTTTGCCTTCGTGGAGATGAGGTCTGTCGAGGAAGCCAGCAATGCAATGGCTCTAGATGGAATTATTTTTGAG GGTGCACCAGTCAAGGTCAGGAGACCCACTGATTATAATCCTTCTCTAGCTGCCGCCCTAGGTCCAAGCCAACCTAACCCAAACCTTAATCTGGGCGCCGTCGGCCTATCACCTGGATCTGCTGGGGGACTTGATGGTCCTGATCGAATTTTTGTTGGTGGAGTTCCTTATTACTTTACTGAAACACAGATCAGGGAACTTTTAGAGACTTTTGGTCCTCTTCGGGGTTTTGATCTAGTGAAAGATAGAGAAACAGGGAATTCAAAGGGTTATGCATTTTGTGTTTATCAAGATCTTGCCGTTACCGATATTGCTTGTGCAGCTCTCAATGGAATTAAAATGGGTGATAAGACCCTTACTGTTAGACGGGCTAATCAAAACACAAACCCAATGCAGCCTAAGCCTGAGCAAGAGAGCATTTTAATGCATGCACAGCAGCAGATTGCTCTCCAG AAACTTATGTTACAACCAGCATTAGTGGCAACAAAGGTGCTGTGTTTAACTCATGCAGTTTCTCCGGATGAGCTCAAAGATGACGAGGACTATGAAGAGATTCTTGATGATATGCGACAAGAGTGCTCCAAATTTG GTAATTTGGTGAATGTGGTGATTCCTCGCCCACGACCCGATGGTGAACTATGCCCTGGAGTTGGAAAG GTATTTTTGGAGTATGCTGATGTTGAAGGTTCTGCAAAAGCTCGTGCTGGATTGAATGGAAGAAAATTTGGGGGAAATCAAGTAGTAGCTGTCTATTATTCAGAGAACAAATTTGCTGAGGGAGATTATGAAGGCTAA
- the LOC131593534 gene encoding splicing factor U2af large subunit A-like isoform X4, which translates to MGEYEFEERKFEPEEEEDHTHNQNDSSPQPPPADDDLTDSKSNYDSRDNERESSRSREKELENGREKERKREKGRDRERSRDRDGERSRDRDGERSRDRDGERSRDRVRDRERSRERGRDRERSKDRERDRDVEKDRVKDRDHHHRDRHRDRGERRVRDRDDDDQYRSRGYDRRRDYDREDRHRTRRRSRSRSRSRARSEHRSRSRSRSRSKSKRTSGFDMAPPASAMLAGASAVAGQITGASPAIPGMFPNMFPMATSQAMTQQATRHARRVYVGGLSPTANEQSVATFFSQVMATIGGNTAGPGDAVVNVYINHDKKFAFVEMRSVEEASNAMALDGIIFEGAPVKVRRPTDYNPSLAAALGPSQPNPNLNLGAVGLSPGSAGGLDGPDRIFVGGVPYYFTETQIRELLETFGPLRGFDLVKDRETGNSKGYAFCVYQDLAVTDIACAALNGIKMGDKTLTVRRANQNTNPMQPKPEQESILMHAQQQIALQKLMLQPALVATKVLCLTHAVSPDELKDDEDYEEILDDMRQECSKFGNLVNVVIPRPRPDGELCPGVGKVFLEYADVEGSAKARAGLNGRKFGGNQVVAVYYSENKFAEGDYEG; encoded by the exons TATGATTCTCGTGATAATGAAAGAGAATCCTCGAGAAGTAGAGAAAAGGAGCTGGAGAATGGGAGGGAGAAGgagaggaaaagggaaaaaggaaGAGACAGGGAGAGAAGCAGAGATAGGGATGGGGAGAGAAGCAGAGACAGGGATGGGGAGAGAAGCAGGGACAGGGATGGAGAGAGAAGCAGAGACAGGGTCAGAGATAGGGAGAGAAGTAGGGAAAGGGGAAGAGACAGGGAGAGAAGCAAAGACAGGGAACGTGATCGGGACGTGGAGAAGGATAGGGTTAAGGACCGTGATCACCATCATAGAGACCGACACAGGGATCGTGGTGAGAGAAGGGTGAGGGATAGAGATGACGATGATCAGTACAGAAGCCGAGGCTATGACAG ACGAAGGGACTATGATCGAGAGGATAGGCATAGGACTAGGCGCAGGTCTCGATCTAGATCAAGGTCAAGAGCCCGATCTGAGCATAGATCAAGGTCACGTTCTCGTTCACGCTCAAAAAG CAAAAGGACTAGTGGTTTTGACATGGCTCCCCCTGCTTCTGCAATGTTAGCAGGTGCTTCTGCTGTTGCAG GTCAGATTACTGGGGCAAGTCCTGCAATTCCTGGAATGTTCCCAAATATGTTTCCCATGGCTACAAGTcag GCTATGACACAACAG GCTACACGACATGCTAGGCGGGTGTATGTTGGGGGCCTCTCTCCTACAGCTAATGAGCAG TCAGTTGCAACTTTCTTCAGTCAGGTTATGGCTACAATCGGAGGAAACACCGCTGGTCCAG GTGACGCCGTTGTGAATGTTTACATTAACCATGATAAGAAGTTTGCCTTCGTGGAGATGAGGTCTGTCGAGGAAGCCAGCAATGCAATGGCTCTAGATGGAATTATTTTTGAG GGTGCACCAGTCAAGGTCAGGAGACCCACTGATTATAATCCTTCTCTAGCTGCCGCCCTAGGTCCAAGCCAACCTAACCCAAACCTTAATCTGGGCGCCGTCGGCCTATCACCTGGATCTGCTGGGGGACTTGATGGTCCTGATCGAATTTTTGTTGGTGGAGTTCCTTATTACTTTACTGAAACACAGATCAGGGAACTTTTAGAGACTTTTGGTCCTCTTCGGGGTTTTGATCTAGTGAAAGATAGAGAAACAGGGAATTCAAAGGGTTATGCATTTTGTGTTTATCAAGATCTTGCCGTTACCGATATTGCTTGTGCAGCTCTCAATGGAATTAAAATGGGTGATAAGACCCTTACTGTTAGACGGGCTAATCAAAACACAAACCCAATGCAGCCTAAGCCTGAGCAAGAGAGCATTTTAATGCATGCACAGCAGCAGATTGCTCTCCAG AAACTTATGTTACAACCAGCATTAGTGGCAACAAAGGTGCTGTGTTTAACTCATGCAGTTTCTCCGGATGAGCTCAAAGATGACGAGGACTATGAAGAGATTCTTGATGATATGCGACAAGAGTGCTCCAAATTTG GTAATTTGGTGAATGTGGTGATTCCTCGCCCACGACCCGATGGTGAACTATGCCCTGGAGTTGGAAAG GTATTTTTGGAGTATGCTGATGTTGAAGGTTCTGCAAAAGCTCGTGCTGGATTGAATGGAAGAAAATTTGGGGGAAATCAAGTAGTAGCTGTCTATTATTCAGAGAACAAATTTGCTGAGGGAGATTATGAAGGCTAA
- the LOC131593534 gene encoding splicing factor U2af large subunit B-like isoform X9: MSKEESMHLFLVGLVRLQLETVTYFGQITGASPAIPGMFPNMFPMATSQQFNTLPVLPVQAMTQQATRHARRVYVGGLSPTANEQSVATFFSQVMATIGGNTAGPGDAVVNVYINHDKKFAFVEMRSVEEASNAMALDGIIFEGAPVKVRRPTDYNPSLAAALGPSQPNPNLNLGAVGLSPGSAGGLDGPDRIFVGGVPYYFTETQIRELLETFGPLRGFDLVKDRETGNSKGYAFCVYQDLAVTDIACAALNGIKMGDKTLTVRRANQNTNPMQPKPEQESILMHAQQQIALQKLMLQPALVATKVLCLTHAVSPDELKDDEDYEEILDDMRQECSKFGNLVNVVIPRPRPDGELCPGVGKVFLEYADVEGSAKARAGLNGRKFGGNQVVAVYYSENKFAEGDYEG; the protein is encoded by the exons ATGTCCAAGGAGGAATCAATGCACCTGTTTTTGGTGGGTCTTGTTCGTCTTCAACTGGAAACTGTTACCTACTTTG GTCAGATTACTGGGGCAAGTCCTGCAATTCCTGGAATGTTCCCAAATATGTTTCCCATGGCTACAAGTcag CAATTTAATACTCTTCCTGTCTTGCCTGTTCAGGCTATGACACAACAG GCTACACGACATGCTAGGCGGGTGTATGTTGGGGGCCTCTCTCCTACAGCTAATGAGCAG TCAGTTGCAACTTTCTTCAGTCAGGTTATGGCTACAATCGGAGGAAACACCGCTGGTCCAG GTGACGCCGTTGTGAATGTTTACATTAACCATGATAAGAAGTTTGCCTTCGTGGAGATGAGGTCTGTCGAGGAAGCCAGCAATGCAATGGCTCTAGATGGAATTATTTTTGAG GGTGCACCAGTCAAGGTCAGGAGACCCACTGATTATAATCCTTCTCTAGCTGCCGCCCTAGGTCCAAGCCAACCTAACCCAAACCTTAATCTGGGCGCCGTCGGCCTATCACCTGGATCTGCTGGGGGACTTGATGGTCCTGATCGAATTTTTGTTGGTGGAGTTCCTTATTACTTTACTGAAACACAGATCAGGGAACTTTTAGAGACTTTTGGTCCTCTTCGGGGTTTTGATCTAGTGAAAGATAGAGAAACAGGGAATTCAAAGGGTTATGCATTTTGTGTTTATCAAGATCTTGCCGTTACCGATATTGCTTGTGCAGCTCTCAATGGAATTAAAATGGGTGATAAGACCCTTACTGTTAGACGGGCTAATCAAAACACAAACCCAATGCAGCCTAAGCCTGAGCAAGAGAGCATTTTAATGCATGCACAGCAGCAGATTGCTCTCCAG AAACTTATGTTACAACCAGCATTAGTGGCAACAAAGGTGCTGTGTTTAACTCATGCAGTTTCTCCGGATGAGCTCAAAGATGACGAGGACTATGAAGAGATTCTTGATGATATGCGACAAGAGTGCTCCAAATTTG GTAATTTGGTGAATGTGGTGATTCCTCGCCCACGACCCGATGGTGAACTATGCCCTGGAGTTGGAAAG GTATTTTTGGAGTATGCTGATGTTGAAGGTTCTGCAAAAGCTCGTGCTGGATTGAATGGAAGAAAATTTGGGGGAAATCAAGTAGTAGCTGTCTATTATTCAGAGAACAAATTTGCTGAGGGAGATTATGAAGGCTAA
- the LOC131593534 gene encoding splicing factor U2af large subunit B-like isoform X10, with product MSKEESMHLFLVGLVRLQLETVTYFGQITGASPAIPGMFPNMFPMATSQAMTQQATRHARRVYVGGLSPTANEQSVATFFSQVMATIGGNTAGPGDAVVNVYINHDKKFAFVEMRSVEEASNAMALDGIIFEGAPVKVRRPTDYNPSLAAALGPSQPNPNLNLGAVGLSPGSAGGLDGPDRIFVGGVPYYFTETQIRELLETFGPLRGFDLVKDRETGNSKGYAFCVYQDLAVTDIACAALNGIKMGDKTLTVRRANQNTNPMQPKPEQESILMHAQQQIALQKLMLQPALVATKVLCLTHAVSPDELKDDEDYEEILDDMRQECSKFGNLVNVVIPRPRPDGELCPGVGKVFLEYADVEGSAKARAGLNGRKFGGNQVVAVYYSENKFAEGDYEG from the exons ATGTCCAAGGAGGAATCAATGCACCTGTTTTTGGTGGGTCTTGTTCGTCTTCAACTGGAAACTGTTACCTACTTTG GTCAGATTACTGGGGCAAGTCCTGCAATTCCTGGAATGTTCCCAAATATGTTTCCCATGGCTACAAGTcag GCTATGACACAACAG GCTACACGACATGCTAGGCGGGTGTATGTTGGGGGCCTCTCTCCTACAGCTAATGAGCAG TCAGTTGCAACTTTCTTCAGTCAGGTTATGGCTACAATCGGAGGAAACACCGCTGGTCCAG GTGACGCCGTTGTGAATGTTTACATTAACCATGATAAGAAGTTTGCCTTCGTGGAGATGAGGTCTGTCGAGGAAGCCAGCAATGCAATGGCTCTAGATGGAATTATTTTTGAG GGTGCACCAGTCAAGGTCAGGAGACCCACTGATTATAATCCTTCTCTAGCTGCCGCCCTAGGTCCAAGCCAACCTAACCCAAACCTTAATCTGGGCGCCGTCGGCCTATCACCTGGATCTGCTGGGGGACTTGATGGTCCTGATCGAATTTTTGTTGGTGGAGTTCCTTATTACTTTACTGAAACACAGATCAGGGAACTTTTAGAGACTTTTGGTCCTCTTCGGGGTTTTGATCTAGTGAAAGATAGAGAAACAGGGAATTCAAAGGGTTATGCATTTTGTGTTTATCAAGATCTTGCCGTTACCGATATTGCTTGTGCAGCTCTCAATGGAATTAAAATGGGTGATAAGACCCTTACTGTTAGACGGGCTAATCAAAACACAAACCCAATGCAGCCTAAGCCTGAGCAAGAGAGCATTTTAATGCATGCACAGCAGCAGATTGCTCTCCAG AAACTTATGTTACAACCAGCATTAGTGGCAACAAAGGTGCTGTGTTTAACTCATGCAGTTTCTCCGGATGAGCTCAAAGATGACGAGGACTATGAAGAGATTCTTGATGATATGCGACAAGAGTGCTCCAAATTTG GTAATTTGGTGAATGTGGTGATTCCTCGCCCACGACCCGATGGTGAACTATGCCCTGGAGTTGGAAAG GTATTTTTGGAGTATGCTGATGTTGAAGGTTCTGCAAAAGCTCGTGCTGGATTGAATGGAAGAAAATTTGGGGGAAATCAAGTAGTAGCTGTCTATTATTCAGAGAACAAATTTGCTGAGGGAGATTATGAAGGCTAA